The Nitrospira tepida genome includes a window with the following:
- a CDS encoding DUF2283 domain-containing protein produces the protein MKLSYHPHTDSLYIDLSERPTVESPGVSEGVVLGYDASGRLVGIDIDNAANKVELQKLILSKIPGKIEISAS, from the coding sequence ATGAAGCTCAGCTATCATCCGCATACTGATTCACTCTATATCGATCTTTCTGAAAGACCGACCGTGGAAAGTCCCGGGGTCTCCGAGGGTGTCGTGCTCGGTTACGATGCCAGTGGACGGTTGGTGGGTATTGATATCGACAATGCCGCCAATAAGGTCGAACTACAAAAACTGATCCTCAGCAAGATTCCCGGTAAGATCGAAATCAGCGCTTCCTGA
- a CDS encoding type II toxin-antitoxin system RelE family toxin: MWQIEEHRRVEKQLDGTPLDILKRYEKWKDIAAISGPTGLRLIKGFHDEALHGELHGYRSSRLGAKYRVIYRVIPGQSLFQVVHITPHEYRRG; encoded by the coding sequence GTGTGGCAGATCGAAGAGCACCGTCGGGTGGAAAAACAACTCGATGGTACACCTCTTGATATCTTGAAGCGTTACGAGAAGTGGAAGGATATTGCAGCCATCTCCGGTCCGACTGGGTTGAGACTGATCAAAGGATTTCATGACGAAGCCTTGCATGGGGAATTACATGGATATCGATCATCTCGCTTGGGAGCGAAGTATCGGGTGATTTATCGAGTGATTCCCGGGCAGTCCTTATTTCAGGTGGTTCACATCACGCCCCATGAATATCGGAGAGGCTAA
- a CDS encoding helix-turn-helix domain-containing protein: MKPFRPAKKRITVSSGESVRIIRELQGYSQNELARLTGIPQATLSAIENDRIRLGVERARTLARALKCHPAVLVFPGWEVDRDSAA, encoded by the coding sequence ATGAAACCCTTTCGTCCAGCCAAAAAGCGCATCACCGTATCCTCCGGGGAGTCGGTTCGTATCATTCGCGAATTACAAGGATATAGCCAGAATGAGTTGGCCAGGCTAACAGGCATTCCTCAGGCAACTCTCTCCGCAATTGAAAATGATCGTATCCGACTTGGCGTTGAGCGCGCCAGGACCCTCGCGCGAGCCCTGAAGTGTCACCCGGCGGTCTTGGTCTTTCCGGGATGGGAAGTTGACCGGGATTCTGCAGCTTGA
- a CDS encoding DUF3175 domain-containing protein, which translates to MAARTRTSTKGKPKTGRRWSADVMKRSDALDLEPGVFTKETPRQIATSLKRSALRSRRRKGTPYQSAMSMLNFHINRGGKRLGSAQKKRLEQAKVELRQLFGKSRDKSAAD; encoded by the coding sequence ATGGCCGCGCGGACACGGACATCGACAAAGGGGAAACCGAAGACAGGACGACGCTGGTCGGCCGACGTGATGAAGCGCAGCGATGCGCTCGATCTGGAACCGGGCGTGTTCACCAAAGAGACTCCCCGTCAGATCGCCACCTCGCTCAAACGGTCGGCTCTGCGCAGCCGCCGTCGCAAAGGGACGCCCTATCAGTCGGCCATGTCGATGCTCAATTTTCACATCAATCGGGGCGGCAAGAGATTAGGCTCGGCACAGAAGAAAAGGTTGGAGCAGGCGAAAGTCGAACTCCGCCAATTATTCGGGAAATCACGAGACAAATCCGCCGCGGATTAG
- a CDS encoding DUF6496 domain-containing protein yields the protein MPEEATVRRARAKQRAGKAPSTQAGEFVREEIRHVREGKHGARSTKQAIAIGLSKARKAGVPLKPPPKGQTSERTRKSAERAYERGQRHRPRKRSSRRSQAALRALKREGRRAASSTALSRQARRKK from the coding sequence ATGCCGGAAGAAGCCACGGTTCGACGCGCACGGGCCAAACAACGAGCCGGCAAGGCTCCTTCAACGCAGGCGGGAGAATTCGTGAGAGAGGAGATTCGTCATGTCCGGGAAGGAAAGCACGGCGCCCGCTCGACGAAACAGGCGATTGCCATCGGGCTATCGAAAGCCCGGAAGGCCGGTGTCCCGCTCAAGCCGCCGCCCAAAGGGCAAACATCCGAACGCACGAGGAAGAGCGCGGAGCGGGCCTACGAGCGAGGGCAGCGCCACCGCCCACGGAAACGGTCCTCCCGGCGCTCCCAAGCCGCCTTGCGGGCGTTGAAACGGGAGGGACGCCGTGCGGCTTCTTCAACGGCCTTGTCCCGGCAGGCCAGACGGAAGAAATGA
- a CDS encoding CBS domain-containing protein: MMPRLKEIMTPQVDVISADATAEDASTKMKNLNIGAIPVCDGDRLIGMVTDRDLVVRVMADRRDPRTVRVQEAMTPEVSYCFEDDDVEQAARLMAERQIRRLPILSRAKELVGIVSLGDLAVHGTDATISGSVLENVSRPAQPRR, encoded by the coding sequence ATGATGCCTCGGCTCAAAGAAATCATGACCCCGCAGGTTGACGTGATCTCCGCCGATGCGACAGCCGAGGACGCCTCGACCAAGATGAAGAACCTGAACATCGGCGCCATCCCGGTCTGCGACGGAGACCGTTTGATCGGCATGGTGACCGATCGGGACTTGGTGGTCCGGGTCATGGCCGATCGCCGCGATCCAAGGACTGTCAGGGTCCAAGAGGCCATGACCCCGGAGGTGTCCTACTGTTTTGAGGATGACGACGTGGAACAGGCCGCCCGGTTGATGGCGGAACGACAGATCAGGCGCCTGCCGATTCTGTCCAGGGCCAAGGAATTGGTCGGGATTGTATCGTTAGGGGATCTGGCGGTGCATGGGACGGATGCCACCATCAGCGGATCGGTACTGGAGAACGTATCCCGTCCGGCTCAACCCCGGCGCTGA
- a CDS encoding 2-oxo acid dehydrogenase subunit E2, protein MAKLWTFQDPGEGIHEAEVLKLLVARGDRVREGQEVLTVETDKASFDLSCPYTGVVEEIAVKEGDRINVGDPLMRIAEEGIATAGAPGAPTKPAKEARQTKPAESAKPATKTKQEPEAEKTGAQSEAEPTDMQPDEHAQEEEPASGSRKEATSAGAAQQGPVLASPATRRVARELKVDLRLVPPSGEGGRVLTDDVRAFAEGQPKDRKTPAAARGERAGKAAGDRQVAPIERPVLPDFGQWGEIERVPLRSVRRETAKRMALSWSQIPHVTHNDVADITELEAFRQRHVKVIEAKGGKLTLTVLVMKAVVAALHEFPRFNASLDPEKEELILKRYYHLGIALDSERGLLVPVIHDVDRKSLTDLAVELFQLAERVRKGDVKREDVSGGTFTITNPGPMGGTTFTPIINYPEVAILGLGRARLQPVVRGTVEQPEIVPRLLLPISFGFDHRINDGADAARFVNKVIHTLTNLEAYTLAI, encoded by the coding sequence ATGGCCAAGCTGTGGACATTTCAAGATCCCGGAGAAGGCATCCACGAAGCCGAGGTGCTGAAGCTGCTGGTCGCGCGGGGCGATCGTGTGAGAGAAGGGCAGGAGGTCCTGACGGTCGAGACGGACAAGGCGAGCTTCGACCTCTCCTGTCCCTATACCGGCGTCGTGGAGGAGATCGCGGTCAAGGAAGGCGACCGGATCAACGTGGGCGATCCGTTGATGCGCATCGCCGAAGAGGGTATCGCGACAGCGGGGGCGCCCGGTGCGCCGACAAAGCCGGCGAAAGAGGCGAGGCAGACGAAACCGGCCGAATCGGCCAAACCGGCAACGAAGACCAAACAGGAACCGGAAGCGGAGAAAACAGGGGCGCAATCTGAAGCCGAGCCGACCGACATGCAACCGGACGAGCATGCGCAGGAGGAGGAACCGGCATCGGGTTCACGCAAGGAAGCGACAAGCGCAGGGGCCGCTCAACAGGGACCGGTCCTGGCCTCTCCCGCAACCAGACGCGTTGCGCGGGAGTTGAAGGTGGACTTGCGATTGGTGCCGCCCAGCGGCGAAGGCGGGCGCGTGCTTACGGACGATGTCCGAGCGTTTGCCGAAGGACAACCGAAGGATCGAAAGACCCCTGCTGCTGCGCGGGGCGAGAGGGCCGGGAAGGCGGCGGGAGACCGGCAAGTCGCGCCGATCGAACGTCCGGTGCTGCCGGATTTCGGCCAGTGGGGCGAGATCGAGCGGGTGCCGCTCCGGTCGGTTCGCCGGGAGACGGCCAAGCGCATGGCCCTCTCCTGGTCGCAGATTCCCCACGTCACGCACAACGACGTGGCGGACATCACGGAACTGGAAGCGTTCCGGCAACGGCACGTAAAGGTCATCGAGGCCAAGGGCGGCAAGCTCACGCTCACCGTGCTGGTGATGAAGGCGGTCGTGGCGGCGTTGCACGAGTTCCCTCGGTTCAACGCCAGCCTGGACCCGGAGAAGGAAGAATTGATCCTCAAACGCTATTACCACCTGGGGATCGCGCTGGACAGTGAGCGGGGGCTGCTGGTGCCGGTCATCCACGACGTGGATCGCAAGAGCCTCACCGACCTGGCCGTGGAGTTGTTTCAACTGGCCGAACGGGTCCGCAAGGGTGACGTGAAGCGGGAGGACGTGAGCGGGGGGACCTTCACCATCACCAATCCCGGCCCGATGGGCGGGACCACCTTCACGCCGATCATCAATTACCCCGAGGTGGCGATTCTGGGATTGGGGCGCGCGCGGCTCCAGCCGGTGGTCCGCGGGACGGTGGAGCAGCCAGAGATCGTGCCGCGGCTGCTGCTGCCGATTTCTTTCGGGTTCGACCACCGGATCAACGACGGGGCCGACGCCGCGCGCTTCGTCAACAAGGTCATCCACACGCTGACCAACCTCGAAGCCTACACGCTGGCGATCTGA
- a CDS encoding alpha-ketoacid dehydrogenase subunit beta, producing MAELTMVQAINLALRQEMKRDPTVVLIGEDIGVDGGIFRVTDGLLKEYGPERVMDSPLAESGIIGFSIGMAISGLKPVPELQFSGFSYFAFHQLEGHAARMRWRSQGRYHLPMVVRMPQGAGVRALEHHSESREAYYGHTPGLKMVMPSTPRNARALLLSAIRDPDPVIFLEPTANYRAFREEVPEEEETIPIGESKIVREGNDLTMITYGTMVRRTLEAAERLHAEDGIEAEVIDLLTISPLDDRKFIESARKTGRVVIVHEAPQTFGPGGEIVARLVEQAFLHLEAPIKRVNGYDIIVPYFAREQAYIPDAERIVRGAREVLRF from the coding sequence ATGGCTGAGCTGACGATGGTCCAGGCGATCAATCTCGCGCTGCGGCAAGAAATGAAGCGCGATCCCACCGTGGTCCTGATCGGCGAGGACATCGGGGTTGATGGGGGAATCTTCCGCGTGACCGACGGCCTCCTGAAGGAGTACGGGCCGGAGCGGGTGATGGACAGTCCGCTGGCGGAATCCGGCATCATCGGGTTCTCGATCGGCATGGCGATCTCCGGGCTCAAGCCCGTGCCCGAGTTGCAATTCTCCGGCTTCAGCTACTTCGCTTTTCATCAACTGGAGGGGCACGCCGCGCGGATGCGCTGGCGGTCTCAGGGCCGCTACCACCTGCCGATGGTGGTCCGGATGCCCCAGGGGGCAGGCGTGCGGGCGCTGGAGCATCACTCCGAAAGCAGGGAAGCGTACTATGGCCATACGCCCGGGCTGAAAATGGTCATGCCCTCGACCCCGCGCAATGCCAGGGCGCTGCTGCTGAGCGCGATCCGCGATCCCGATCCGGTGATCTTCCTCGAACCGACGGCGAATTACCGGGCCTTTCGCGAGGAGGTACCGGAGGAAGAGGAGACGATTCCCATCGGGGAATCGAAGATCGTGCGCGAGGGAAACGATCTCACGATGATCACCTATGGGACGATGGTGCGGCGGACTCTTGAGGCGGCGGAGCGATTGCACGCAGAAGACGGCATCGAGGCGGAGGTAATCGATCTCTTGACCATCTCGCCGCTGGACGACAGGAAGTTTATCGAGTCGGCGCGCAAGACCGGCCGGGTCGTGATCGTCCATGAGGCGCCGCAAACCTTCGGGCCGGGCGGCGAGATCGTCGCTCGATTGGTCGAGCAGGCGTTTCTGCATCTTGAGGCGCCGATCAAGCGGGTGAACGGGTACGACATCATTGTGCCCTATTTCGCCAGGGAGCAGGCCTATATCCCGGACGCCGAACGGATCGTCCGCGGCGCGAGAGAGGTGCTGCGGTTCTGA
- the pdhA gene encoding pyruvate dehydrogenase (acetyl-transferring) E1 component subunit alpha, which produces MPKKTIKIPAKLDYLSILDEHGKLDRKLEPKLSKELLRTMHDKMLLARRFDERMFSLQRQGRLGTFAPVKGQEAAQIGAAAALNESDWIVPAFRELAAYVWRDLPLEGLLLYNAGYNEGGRVPDGAHVLPIAIPVGSQMLHAAGLAYGLKLQKKREIAMTFFGDGATSEGDFHEAMNFAMVYACPMVFICQNNHYAISVPRAKQTTSRTLAQKAFAYDMPCMQVDGNDVLAVYAAAKEAVERARTRHIPTLIECVTYRLSVHTTVDDPSKYRSQQEVKQWEKRDPIPRFQRYLKSKKLLSDADIKKTEEQIEQDIAKAVEAWQGQMARLTDPSVMFEHLYAEMPPSLHAQREAFRKEWVERTDEAANG; this is translated from the coding sequence ATGCCTAAAAAAACGATCAAGATCCCGGCCAAGCTCGACTACCTGTCCATCTTGGACGAGCACGGCAAGCTGGATCGCAAACTGGAGCCCAAGTTGTCCAAGGAGCTGCTGCGGACGATGCATGACAAGATGCTGCTGGCCCGGCGCTTCGACGAGCGCATGTTCAGCTTGCAACGGCAGGGCCGGCTCGGCACCTTCGCGCCGGTGAAGGGCCAGGAGGCGGCGCAGATCGGGGCGGCGGCGGCGCTGAACGAGTCGGACTGGATCGTGCCGGCCTTTCGTGAGCTTGCGGCCTATGTCTGGCGGGATCTCCCGCTGGAGGGTCTGCTGCTCTACAACGCCGGCTACAACGAGGGCGGCCGGGTGCCGGATGGCGCGCACGTTCTGCCGATCGCGATTCCGGTCGGCTCGCAGATGCTGCATGCGGCCGGACTGGCCTACGGATTGAAACTCCAGAAGAAGCGCGAGATCGCGATGACGTTCTTCGGCGACGGAGCGACCTCCGAAGGCGACTTCCACGAAGCCATGAACTTCGCCATGGTCTATGCCTGTCCGATGGTCTTCATCTGCCAGAACAACCACTATGCGATCTCGGTGCCGCGGGCCAAGCAAACGACCTCCCGCACCCTCGCGCAAAAGGCCTTTGCCTACGACATGCCCTGCATGCAGGTGGACGGGAACGACGTCCTGGCCGTCTATGCGGCCGCCAAAGAAGCGGTCGAGCGCGCGCGCACCCGTCACATCCCGACCTTGATCGAATGTGTCACCTATCGGCTCTCCGTGCACACGACGGTGGATGATCCGAGCAAGTACCGGTCGCAGCAAGAGGTGAAGCAGTGGGAGAAGCGCGACCCGATCCCGCGGTTTCAGCGCTATCTCAAAAGCAAGAAGCTCCTGTCGGACGCCGATATCAAAAAAACCGAAGAGCAAATCGAGCAGGACATTGCAAAGGCCGTCGAGGCCTGGCAGGGCCAGATGGCCAGGCTGACCGATCCCTCCGTGATGTTCGAGCACCTCTATGCGGAGATGCCCCCGTCGTTGCACGCGCAGCGAGAGGCCTTCCGGAAAGAGTGGGTGGAACGAACCGATGAGGCTGCCAATGGCTGA
- the lpdA gene encoding dihydrolipoyl dehydrogenase, producing the protein MAKQDYDLIVVGGGPGGYLAAIRAAQLGMKVACVEEREQLGGTCLNVGCIPSKALLNSSEKFREAQQSLKGYGVLCEGVALDLAAMMEQKAKAVRTLTSGVAHLFRKHKIDHARGRGRLLGRRQVEVRPPEGSPLVLQAPAIILATGSAPASLPGLEIDEERIVTSTGALSLKQVPEHLVVVGGGYIGLELGSVWGRLGAQVTCVEMLERLAPGTDGEVAQLLQKVLEQQGFSFRLRTGVKAARATKKGVALTLEQAGGGKGESLTCSHVLVAVGRRPYTEGLGLDKAGVALDGRGFITIDREFRTSAEGIFAIGDVVRQPMLAHKAYDEATACVEIIAGRRGYVHYDSIPAIIYTWPEVAGVGRTEEELKQQGQAYRAGRFPFRANSRARCTGELDGFVKILADAESDLVLGAHIIGPDAGTMIHEIVAAMKFGATAEELGRMAHAHPTLSEAVREAALAVHGRAFHM; encoded by the coding sequence ATGGCCAAGCAGGACTATGACCTCATCGTCGTCGGCGGAGGGCCGGGCGGGTACCTGGCCGCAATCCGTGCGGCCCAGCTCGGCATGAAGGTGGCCTGTGTCGAGGAGCGCGAACAGCTCGGCGGCACCTGCCTCAACGTCGGCTGCATCCCTTCCAAGGCCCTCTTGAACTCGTCGGAGAAGTTCCGGGAGGCGCAGCAATCGCTGAAGGGCTATGGTGTGTTGTGCGAAGGGGTGGCGCTGGACCTGGCCGCCATGATGGAGCAGAAGGCCAAGGCGGTGCGGACGCTCACGAGCGGCGTGGCCCATCTGTTCCGGAAGCACAAGATCGACCATGCGAGAGGACGCGGCCGGCTCCTTGGCCGGCGGCAGGTTGAGGTCCGTCCACCGGAAGGGTCGCCATTGGTCTTACAAGCACCAGCCATCATCCTGGCGACCGGGTCGGCGCCTGCATCCCTGCCCGGGTTGGAGATCGATGAAGAACGGATCGTGACCTCCACTGGGGCGCTGAGCTTGAAGCAAGTTCCCGAGCACCTGGTGGTCGTGGGCGGCGGCTATATCGGCCTGGAATTGGGATCGGTCTGGGGCCGGCTCGGCGCGCAGGTCACTTGTGTCGAAATGCTCGAGCGGTTGGCGCCGGGCACGGATGGAGAAGTGGCGCAGCTCCTTCAAAAGGTCCTGGAACAGCAGGGCTTCTCGTTCCGGTTGCGCACCGGCGTGAAGGCGGCGCGTGCGACCAAGAAAGGGGTCGCACTGACGCTGGAGCAGGCGGGAGGCGGCAAGGGCGAGTCGCTCACCTGTAGCCATGTCCTGGTGGCAGTGGGCCGCCGGCCCTATACCGAGGGGCTTGGGTTGGACAAGGCCGGCGTGGCGCTCGACGGCAGAGGCTTTATCACGATCGACCGAGAATTTCGCACCAGCGCCGAGGGGATCTTTGCCATCGGCGATGTCGTTCGCCAGCCCATGTTGGCCCACAAGGCGTATGATGAAGCCACGGCCTGTGTCGAGATCATCGCGGGTCGCAGGGGCTACGTGCATTACGACAGTATTCCGGCGATTATCTATACCTGGCCGGAGGTGGCCGGCGTCGGGCGGACCGAAGAAGAGTTGAAGCAACAGGGCCAGGCCTATCGAGCGGGGCGCTTCCCGTTCCGGGCGAACAGCCGGGCGCGCTGCACCGGCGAGTTGGACGGGTTCGTGAAGATCCTGGCCGATGCCGAGAGCGATCTGGTGCTGGGCGCTCACATCATCGGGCCGGACGCCGGCACGATGATCCATGAGATCGTGGCGGCCATGAAGTTCGGCGCAACCGCGGAGGAACTCGGGCGCATGGCCCATGCCCATCCGACCCTCAGCGAAGCGGTGCGGGAGGCGGCGCTGGCGGTCCACGGCCGCGCCTTTCATATGTAG
- a CDS encoding carboxypeptidase-like regulatory domain-containing protein yields the protein MRCDQKSRKPIKSSTVLLGWCSMLSLFLWIGGAPTAQAGGTVTGKVTYSGKAEQKEFVFSKFPNAAFCQKNPKQELVDGEKRILPTITVAKDGGLAAAVVAVTDVEDKAFMDGYKGTEVVAEFCEFLPYTGVVVNKTSFRVENHDADPDDPKSVKGVLHNPHSFEVKGPSSSTIFNIGLAEKGSSLDKKIILRKEKQGSYLRLQCDQHEFMQSFFLPVKNGHYAVAKEDGTFEIKDVPAGKHKLVAWHPFAGEIEAEVDVPEGGTAQATFAIKSKK from the coding sequence ATGAGGTGTGATCAGAAGAGTCGGAAGCCGATCAAATCATCGACAGTGCTGTTGGGCTGGTGCTCCATGCTTTCGTTGTTTTTATGGATCGGCGGCGCGCCTACGGCGCAGGCCGGCGGGACCGTGACGGGCAAGGTGACCTATTCAGGCAAGGCCGAGCAGAAGGAGTTCGTCTTCTCCAAATTCCCCAATGCCGCATTCTGTCAGAAGAATCCCAAGCAGGAGTTGGTGGACGGCGAGAAACGGATCTTGCCGACGATCACGGTGGCGAAAGATGGCGGGTTGGCTGCGGCGGTCGTGGCCGTGACGGACGTCGAGGACAAGGCGTTCATGGACGGGTACAAGGGCACCGAGGTCGTGGCCGAGTTTTGCGAGTTCCTTCCCTATACCGGCGTGGTGGTGAACAAGACCAGCTTCCGCGTCGAGAACCATGACGCGGACCCTGACGATCCCAAATCCGTCAAAGGCGTGTTGCACAACCCGCACTCCTTTGAGGTGAAGGGTCCCAGCTCCAGCACCATTTTCAATATTGGTCTGGCTGAAAAGGGATCGAGCCTGGATAAGAAGATTATCCTTCGCAAGGAGAAGCAGGGGTCTTACCTTCGCCTTCAGTGCGACCAGCACGAGTTCATGCAATCGTTCTTCCTGCCGGTGAAGAACGGGCACTATGCAGTGGCGAAGGAGGACGGCACCTTTGAAATCAAGGACGTGCCGGCCGGCAAGCACAAGCTCGTGGCCTGGCATCCCTTTGCCGGAGAGATCGAAGCGGAAGTCGATGTGCCGGAAGGAGGCACGGCGCAGGCGACGTTTGCGATCAAGAGCAAGAAATAG
- a CDS encoding PAS domain-containing sensor histidine kinase gives MPAHQSGVLADWSGSFAMDQGLVHQTEMLELAHEAVIVRDLQDRILYWNRAAERLYGWPLRDVIGREAASLLNTRFPLPFDEVTRLLSQEGRWEGELTHVRRDGAPLIVFSRWALQRDLAGRHDLILELSIDITRHKRSEEMLRRLEHEFGVLAGNVPELFSYIDAELRYRFVNQRYQELFGIPTAQILGRSVRDLVGPTTYAVMESRLKDALAGRPVFYEYPIEVPDEGLHWLLARYLPDRDDKGRVRGLFALVSDITSQKHAEEALHRNQEQMQALASRLITVQEEERRRIARDLHDDIGQRLAAILLDLAALERRPPESPVALSTRLAPLRVELGRLSDDLHRLAYGLHPSLLEHAGLAPAVRDHAQDFAKRTGLTVRVTEQHLPGTLPLAVATCLFRVVQESLQNVAKHARATEAAIRLRGSEKGIGLSVTDNGTGFSAEPGAPPRQGLGLVSMEERLRHQRGVLRIRSLPGRGTKVCAWIPRPFQESP, from the coding sequence ATGCCAGCGCATCAGTCCGGCGTTCTCGCCGATTGGTCCGGCTCCTTCGCCATGGACCAGGGTCTCGTCCATCAGACCGAGATGCTGGAGCTGGCCCACGAAGCCGTGATCGTTCGCGATCTCCAGGACCGGATTCTCTATTGGAATCGAGCGGCCGAACGGCTGTATGGGTGGCCGTTGAGAGACGTCATCGGCCGCGAGGCGGCCTCGCTCCTGAACACGCGCTTCCCGCTGCCGTTCGACGAGGTGACCCGGCTCCTGTCGCAGGAAGGGCGTTGGGAAGGCGAACTCACGCACGTCCGTCGCGACGGCGCGCCGCTGATCGTGTTCAGCCGCTGGGCGCTTCAGCGCGACCTCGCCGGCCGGCACGATCTGATCCTGGAACTCAGCATCGACATCACCCGCCACAAACGGTCGGAAGAGATGCTCCGCCGATTGGAGCACGAATTCGGCGTGTTGGCCGGCAATGTCCCCGAGCTGTTCTCGTACATCGATGCGGAGCTTCGTTACCGCTTCGTGAACCAGCGCTATCAGGAGCTGTTCGGCATTCCGACCGCGCAGATCCTGGGCCGGTCGGTTCGCGACCTGGTCGGACCGACCACCTACGCCGTCATGGAATCCCGATTGAAGGATGCGCTCGCCGGCCGGCCCGTATTCTACGAATATCCCATCGAGGTCCCGGATGAGGGGCTCCATTGGCTGCTCGCGCGATATCTCCCGGACCGGGACGACAAGGGACGGGTCCGCGGCCTGTTTGCGCTGGTCTCCGATATCACCTCCCAAAAACATGCGGAAGAGGCCCTGCATCGGAATCAGGAGCAGATGCAGGCGCTGGCGTCCCGCCTGATCACCGTGCAGGAGGAGGAACGGCGCCGCATCGCGCGGGACCTCCACGACGACATCGGCCAGCGTTTGGCCGCGATCCTGCTCGATCTGGCCGCGCTGGAGCGACGCCCGCCCGAATCGCCGGTCGCGCTCTCCACCCGGCTCGCCCCCCTGCGGGTAGAACTGGGCCGCCTCTCCGATGATCTCCACCGCCTGGCTTATGGGCTGCACCCCTCGCTGCTGGAGCATGCGGGATTGGCGCCGGCGGTCCGCGACCACGCGCAGGATTTTGCCAAGCGCACGGGCCTCACTGTGCGGGTGACCGAACAGCACCTTCCAGGCACGCTTCCGCTCGCGGTCGCGACCTGCCTGTTTCGCGTCGTGCAGGAGAGTCTTCAGAACGTCGCAAAACACGCAAGAGCCACTGAAGCCGCCATCCGCCTCCGCGGGTCCGAGAAGGGGATCGGCCTCTCCGTGACGGACAACGGCACGGGGTTTTCTGCGGAACCCGGCGCGCCGCCGCGCCAGGGTTTGGGGTTGGTCAGCATGGAAGAACGGCTGCGTCACCAGCGCGGTGTGCTTCGCATTCGCAGCCTGCCAGGCCGCGGCACCAAGGTCTGCGCCTGGATTCCCCGGCCGTTTCAGGAGAGCCCATGA